A window of Natrinema versiforme contains these coding sequences:
- a CDS encoding TrmB family transcriptional regulator, protein MSEADAIEALEELGLRTYEARCFVALTQLSEGTAKEISQVADVPQSRVYDVVDQLHRLGLVDIQESDPRRYAVVSVDVARKRLRQEYRDHLETATTNLRELERRTTDDDGVWKVAGHQDLCNRTAAAVEDATSEIYLLAADADLLEPALLERLAAAHDRGVAVFVEVPSTSARGTVREAVPTARVSVTDFAFDSQGPADRSLGRLLLVDRETVVLSALTEGIVPRETAETGIWASERGHGLIVWFRYVLEERLATVEFETGDPVEPRDPNAECTACEE, encoded by the coding sequence ATGTCTGAAGCCGATGCCATCGAAGCACTGGAGGAGCTGGGGCTTCGCACCTACGAGGCCCGGTGCTTCGTGGCGCTGACGCAGCTCTCTGAGGGAACGGCGAAGGAAATCAGTCAGGTCGCCGACGTTCCCCAGTCGCGCGTCTACGATGTCGTCGACCAGTTACACCGCCTCGGCCTCGTCGACATCCAAGAGTCCGACCCGCGAAGATATGCCGTCGTCTCCGTGGACGTCGCCCGGAAACGGCTCCGACAGGAGTACCGCGACCACCTCGAGACCGCGACGACGAACCTCCGTGAACTCGAGCGGCGGACGACCGACGACGACGGTGTCTGGAAGGTCGCCGGCCATCAGGACCTGTGCAATCGGACGGCCGCGGCCGTCGAGGACGCGACGAGCGAGATCTACCTGCTCGCGGCGGACGCGGACCTGCTCGAGCCCGCCCTCCTCGAGCGACTCGCCGCAGCGCACGACCGAGGCGTCGCGGTGTTCGTCGAGGTGCCGTCGACATCGGCCCGGGGTACCGTTCGAGAGGCCGTCCCGACGGCTCGCGTCTCCGTCACCGACTTCGCGTTCGATTCGCAGGGGCCGGCGGATCGGTCGCTAGGCCGTCTCCTGCTGGTCGATCGGGAGACGGTCGTGTTGAGCGCGCTGACGGAGGGGATCGTCCCGCGGGAAACCGCGGAGACCGGGATCTGGGCCAGCGAACGCGGCCACGGCCTGATCGTCTGGTTTCGATACGTTCTCGAGGAGCGGCTGGCGACGGTCGAGTTCGAAACCGGCGATCCGGTCGAGCCGCGCGATCCGAACGCGGAGTGTACAGCCTGCGAAGAATAG
- the bcp gene encoding thioredoxin-dependent thiol peroxidase, with protein MLDVGDEAPEFELLNQHGETVSRSDFEGKRLVVYFYPRANTEGCTTEACGFNDALSQFEDRDVSVVGISDDPVDDIADFADDYDLAFDLLSDEFGEVATLYESYGEKQLFGNTFDGVFRNTYVVGPDGRIEAVYEGVSPDGHADGVLADLEPADIAH; from the coding sequence ATGCTCGATGTCGGCGACGAAGCGCCGGAGTTCGAACTGCTAAACCAACACGGAGAGACGGTCAGCCGCTCCGATTTCGAGGGGAAGCGGCTCGTCGTTTACTTCTATCCTCGCGCCAACACGGAGGGCTGTACCACCGAAGCTTGCGGGTTCAACGACGCGCTGTCGCAGTTCGAGGACCGCGACGTTTCCGTCGTCGGTATCAGCGACGATCCCGTCGACGACATCGCCGACTTCGCCGACGACTACGACCTCGCGTTCGATCTCCTCTCCGACGAGTTCGGCGAAGTCGCGACGCTCTACGAGTCCTACGGCGAGAAGCAGCTGTTCGGGAACACCTTCGACGGCGTCTTCCGGAACACCTACGTCGTCGGTCCGGACGGCCGGATCGAGGCGGTCTACGAGGGCGTCTCGCCGGACGGCCACGCCGACGGTGTCCTCGCGGACCTCGAGCCGGCGGACATCGCCCACTGA
- a CDS encoding HalOD1 output domain-containing protein, whose product MPGPDRDPSDERPILVERSHDETTPASIAVVYAISAALDTDPIECTTEHGFTLYDHVDPEALDALMDENRQDAGVTVELSLNEYLLRVSDRGCVRVLGPTDSEGESNG is encoded by the coding sequence ATGCCCGGACCCGATCGCGATCCCTCGGACGAGCGACCGATCCTCGTTGAACGGTCCCACGACGAAACGACGCCGGCCAGCATCGCCGTCGTCTACGCAATTTCTGCCGCGCTCGATACCGATCCGATCGAATGTACGACCGAGCACGGATTCACGCTGTACGACCACGTCGATCCCGAGGCCCTCGACGCGCTCATGGACGAGAATCGGCAGGACGCGGGCGTTACCGTCGAACTATCTCTGAACGAGTACCTGCTCCGCGTTTCCGACCGCGGTTGCGTTCGCGTTCTGGGCCCGACCGATTCCGAGGGGGAATCGAACGGGTAA
- a CDS encoding Hsp20/alpha crystallin family protein: protein MTLEQFTREEGQVARRYEYEDGTVMAVDFGTEETDASVDVVDGTVIVVLADDQYEIELPENADDAHTFMKNGVLTVELEEEL, encoded by the coding sequence ATGACTCTCGAACAATTCACCCGCGAAGAGGGGCAGGTGGCCCGCCGATACGAGTACGAGGACGGTACGGTGATGGCCGTCGACTTCGGAACCGAGGAGACCGACGCCTCCGTCGACGTCGTCGACGGGACCGTTATCGTCGTCCTCGCGGACGATCAGTACGAAATCGAACTGCCCGAGAACGCCGACGACGCGCACACGTTTATGAAAAACGGCGTGCTCACTGTCGAACTGGAGGAGGAACTATGA
- a CDS encoding CDC48 family AAA ATPase translates to MKLTVKPLKQKDAGRGLAAIDRVSMNELDLENGDYIVIKGKGDSQAVARVWPGYPEDEGRGIVRIDGRLRQEADVGIDDNVTIEPADVKPATSVTVALPQNLRIRGDIGPLVRDKLSGQAVTEGQTVPFSLSFGPMASSGQSVPLKIASTSPSGTVVITDSTSIEISETPAEQVQSGGGASAEGVPNVAYEDIGGLDDELDQVREMIELPMRHPELFQQLGIEPPKGVLLHGPPGTGKTLMAKAVANEIDAHFETISGPEIMSKYYGESEEQLREVFEEAEENAPSIIFIDELDSIAAKREEAGGDVERRVVAQLLSLMDGLEERGRVTVIAATNRVDAIDPALRRGGRFDREIEIGVPDKEGRKEILQVHTRGMPLDEGIDLDQYAENTHGFVGADLESLARESAMNALRRIRPELDLESEEIDADVLDSLEVSERDFKEALKGIQPSAMREVFVEVPDVTWNDVGGLGDTKEQLRETIQWPLDYPEVFEQMDMQAAKGVLMYGPPGTGKTLLAKAVANEAQSNFISIKGPELLNKYVGESEKGVREVFEKARSNAPTVIFFDEIDSIAGKRGQRQGDSGVGERVVSQLLTELDGLEELEDVVVIATTNRPDLIDSALLRPGRLDRHVHVPVPDEDARKAIFDVHTRNKPLAESVDLEWLASRTDGYVGADIEAVCREASMAASREFINSVDPEDMGDTIGNVRISREHFETALEEVNPSVTPETREQYEDLEEEFQQAEPGQDEQLGRTFQ, encoded by the coding sequence ATGAAGCTCACCGTCAAACCACTGAAACAGAAAGACGCCGGCCGCGGACTCGCCGCGATCGACCGCGTCTCGATGAACGAACTCGACCTCGAGAACGGCGATTACATCGTCATCAAGGGGAAAGGAGACAGTCAGGCCGTCGCTCGCGTCTGGCCCGGCTACCCCGAAGACGAAGGACGCGGCATCGTCCGCATCGACGGTCGCCTGCGCCAGGAGGCCGATGTCGGGATCGACGACAACGTCACGATCGAGCCCGCAGACGTCAAGCCCGCCACGTCGGTCACCGTCGCGCTGCCCCAGAATCTCCGCATTCGCGGGGATATCGGCCCGCTCGTCCGCGACAAGCTGTCCGGACAGGCCGTCACCGAGGGCCAGACCGTACCGTTCTCGCTCTCGTTCGGTCCCATGGCCAGCTCCGGCCAGTCGGTGCCGCTGAAGATCGCGAGCACCTCGCCGTCGGGCACCGTCGTCATCACGGACTCGACGAGCATCGAGATCTCCGAGACGCCCGCCGAACAGGTCCAGTCCGGCGGCGGTGCGTCCGCCGAAGGCGTCCCGAACGTCGCCTACGAGGACATCGGCGGTCTGGACGACGAACTCGATCAGGTCCGCGAGATGATCGAGCTGCCGATGCGCCACCCCGAGCTGTTCCAGCAGCTGGGCATCGAGCCGCCGAAGGGCGTGCTCCTGCACGGCCCGCCGGGCACCGGGAAGACGCTGATGGCGAAAGCCGTCGCCAACGAGATCGACGCTCACTTCGAGACGATCTCCGGGCCGGAGATCATGTCGAAGTACTACGGCGAGTCCGAAGAGCAACTCCGCGAGGTCTTCGAGGAGGCCGAGGAGAACGCCCCCTCGATCATCTTCATCGACGAACTCGACTCCATCGCGGCAAAGCGCGAGGAGGCCGGCGGTGACGTCGAACGACGCGTCGTCGCCCAACTGCTCTCGCTGATGGACGGCCTCGAGGAACGGGGCCGCGTCACGGTCATCGCCGCGACCAACCGCGTCGACGCCATCGACCCCGCGCTCCGGCGCGGCGGTCGCTTCGACCGCGAGATCGAGATCGGCGTCCCCGACAAGGAGGGCCGCAAGGAGATCCTGCAGGTCCACACCCGCGGGATGCCCCTCGACGAGGGGATCGACCTCGATCAGTACGCCGAGAACACCCACGGCTTCGTCGGTGCCGACCTCGAGTCGCTCGCACGCGAAAGCGCGATGAACGCGCTCCGGCGCATCCGCCCCGAACTCGACCTCGAGTCCGAGGAGATCGACGCCGACGTGCTCGACTCACTCGAAGTCTCCGAACGCGACTTCAAGGAGGCGCTCAAGGGCATCCAGCCCTCGGCGATGCGCGAGGTCTTCGTCGAAGTCCCCGACGTCACGTGGAACGACGTCGGCGGCTTAGGCGACACCAAAGAGCAACTGCGCGAGACGATCCAGTGGCCGCTCGACTACCCCGAGGTGTTCGAGCAGATGGACATGCAGGCCGCCAAGGGCGTCCTCATGTACGGCCCGCCGGGCACCGGGAAGACCCTGCTCGCCAAGGCCGTCGCCAACGAGGCCCAGTCGAACTTCATCTCGATCAAGGGCCCCGAACTGCTGAACAAGTACGTCGGGGAGTCCGAGAAGGGCGTCCGCGAAGTCTTCGAGAAGGCGCGGTCGAACGCACCGACCGTGATCTTCTTCGACGAGATCGACTCGATCGCGGGCAAACGCGGCCAGCGGCAGGGCGACTCCGGCGTCGGCGAACGCGTCGTCTCCCAGCTCCTGACGGAACTGGACGGCCTCGAGGAACTCGAGGACGTCGTCGTGATCGCCACGACCAACCGGCCGGACCTGATCGACAGCGCCCTGCTCCGTCCCGGACGGCTCGACCGCCACGTCCACGTGCCGGTCCCCGACGAGGACGCGCGCAAGGCGATCTTCGACGTCCACACCCGCAACAAGCCCCTGGCCGAATCCGTCGACCTCGAGTGGCTGGCCAGTCGGACGGACGGCTACGTCGGTGCCGACATCGAAGCGGTCTGCCGCGAGGCGTCGATGGCCGCCAGCCGCGAGTTCATCAACTCGGTCGACCCCGAGGACATGGGCGACACCATCGGCAACGTTCGCATCAGCCGCGAACACTTCGAGACGGCGCTCGAGGAGGTCAACCCGAGCGTCACCCCCGAGACCCGCGAGCAGTACGAGGACCTCGAAGAGGAGTTCCAGCAGGCCGAGCCCGGACAGGACGAACAGCTCGGACGGACCTTCCAGTAA